One genomic segment of Primulina tabacum isolate GXHZ01 chromosome 9, ASM2559414v2, whole genome shotgun sequence includes these proteins:
- the LOC142556873 gene encoding uncharacterized protein LOC142556873, giving the protein MRIMKANTVIAISDGASQMIEKHKMKWTSEDKKNSYLDNDANDILYKTLDKNTFSKIKMCHITKYIWDKLIQLYEDNDQIKENKLSVAIQKFDSIKMKEGNSMSNFDERVNNIIIEMAVLGKEYDNRKITLKIMRALPRE; this is encoded by the coding sequence ATGAGGATCATGAAAGCAAACACAGTCATTGCCATTTCTGATGGTGCTTCTCAGATGATTGAAAAACATAAGATGAAATGGACTAGTGAGGACAAGAAAAATTCATATCTGGACAATGATGCAAATGACATATTATACAAAACTTTGGATAAAAATactttcagcaagatcaaaatgtgtCACATTACCAAATATATCTGGGATAAACTAATACAATTATACGaagataatgatcaaataaaggAGAATAAATTGTCTGTGGcaattcaaaaatttgatagTATCAAGATGAAAGAAGGAAACTCCATGTCGAACTTCGATGAAAGAGTGAACAATATTATTATTGAAATGGCTGTTCTTGGCAAAGAATATGACAATAGAAAAATAACCTTGAAAATTATGAGGGCTCTTCCAAGAGAATGA